The window cccccgtGTGTTTCCTCCACCTCCTTTGTGTTCGCCCCCTCCCCACTCCAGGCGGGCAAGATGCCTCTCAGCGCCAGCTCCCCCAGCAAAACCTACGACTATGATTACGATTCGGTGCAGCCCTACTTCTACTTTGACGAAGAGGAGAACTTctaccagcagcagcagcacagcGAGCTGCAGCCGCCGGCTCCCAGCGAGGATATCTGGAAGAAGTTCGAGCTGCTGCCCACTCCTCCCCTGTCCCCCAGCCGCCGCTCcagcctctcctcctcctcctcgtctgCCGGCGGCGGCGGGGGGGGCGGCGGGGGGGGCGGCGCGGTGCCCTCCACGGCGGACCAGCTGGAGATGGTGACCGAGCTGCTCGGCGGGGACATGGTCAACCAGAGTTTCATCTGCGACCCGGACGACGAGTCCTTCGTCAAGTCCATCATCATTCATGACTGCATGTGGAGCGGCTTCTCGGCCGCGGCCAAGCTGGTCTCGGAAAAGCTGGCCTCCTACCAGGCCACTCGCAAAGACGGCTCCTGGGCCTCCCGGCACAGCGCGCCCCCGACGCACAGCCTCTACTTGCAAGACATGCACACGGCGGCCTCCGAGTGCATCGACCCCTCGGTGGTCTTCCCCTACCCGCTCAGCGAAAGCAGCTCGCCCAAGCGCTGCCCCTCCCCggtctcctcctccttctccacctccacctcctccctGATGTCCTCGGTGGCCTCCTCCCCCCGGGCCAGCCCGGAGCCCCTGGC of the Sarcophilus harrisii chromosome 1, mSarHar1.11, whole genome shotgun sequence genome contains:
- the MYC gene encoding myc proto-oncogene protein, which encodes MPLSASSPSKTYDYDYDSVQPYFYFDEEENFYQQQQHSELQPPAPSEDIWKKFELLPTPPLSPSRRSSLSSSSSSAGGGGGGGGGGGAVPSTADQLEMVTELLGGDMVNQSFICDPDDESFVKSIIIHDCMWSGFSAAAKLVSEKLASYQATRKDGSWASRHSAPPTHSLYLQDMHTAASECIDPSVVFPYPLSESSSPKRCPSPVSSSFSTSTSSLMSSVASSPRASPEPLALCEDTPPTTSSSSSSSSSSSSSSSSSSSSDSEEEQEDEEEIDVVTVEKRQPSTRRSESSSHTAGGHSKPPHSPLVLKRCHVPTHQHNYAAPPSTKKDYPSAKRIKLDSGRILKQISNNRKCASPRSSDTEENDKRRTHNVLERQRRNELKLSFFALRDQIPELENNEKAPKVVILKKATAYIISIQAEEQKLSTESELLRKEQLQLKLKLERLQNSCA